CAGTTGTGGTTGAGCTCGTCCGAGATCAGAACGGTCTCGGGCGTGACGAGCGGCGTAATCGTGGAGACCACGGTGGCGTAGGCGGACGAGAAGATCATCGCCGCCTCCCGCGTGTGGAAGTCGGCGAGCTTCGCCTCGAGTGCGACGTGGGCTTGATACGTCCCGGAGATGAAGCGGACCGCCCCGGGACCCGCCCCAAAGTTTCGCGTCGCCTCTTCCTCGGCCGCGATGACCTCAGGCCGGAGACCCATGCCGAGGTAAGAGTTGGAGTTGAGGCGGATGAACTCCTTGTCGCCCTCGCCCAGCAGGCGGACGCGCGGACCCCGGTCACCTTGTGCCCGCTTCACGGCGACCACGACGGTCTCCGGTCCCTTTGCGGTGCCCATCTCCTCGAGGCTGGTGACGTGCGCATTCAGGACGGCGCTCAGTCGATCGACAGGCATGGCGTCACTCTTCTCTCAGTTGCGTGAGCATGTCTCGGGTCGTCGCCGCGACGTCGAAGGCCGGCTCCCAGCCCCACTCCTCGCGCGCGGCTGAGTCGTCGACGCAGTCGGGCCACGACTCGGCGATCGACTGCCGAACCGGATCGATGTCGTAGTCGATGGTGAAGTCCGGCAGGTGCTTCCGGATCTCGGCAGCCAGCGCTTCAGGCGCCAGTTGCATGGCCGTCAAATTGAACGCGTTGCGGTGGGTGAGTTTCGTTGGATCGGCTTCCATGATCGCGATCGCCGCGCTCACCGCGTCAGGCATGTACATCATGTCGAGCTGGCTGTCGGGCCCAAGGAAACAAGTGTACTGCCCGTGCGCGACGGCCTCATGGAAAATGTCGACCGCCCAGTCGGTCGTGCCCCCACCCGGCGGCGCACCGTACGAGATCAACCCGGGATACCGCACGCCGCGCGTGTCCACTCCGAAGCGCCGGAAGTAATAGTCGCACAGAAGTTCACCGGCCACCTTGGTGATCCCGTAGATCGTGGCCGGCCGCATGAGCGTGTCCTGCGGAGTTCGATCCTTGGGCGTGTCCGGTCCGAACACCCCGATCGAGCTCGGCGTGAACACCGCGCACTTCTGTTCGCGGGCCACGTCGAGCACCGATTCCAGGCTGGTCATGTTCACGTGCCAGGCGAGGCGTGGGTCCCGCTCTCCCACCGCGGAAAGGATCGCCGCGAGGTGGTACACCGTGTCCGCGTCGTGGCGCATCACAGCCTGGCCGACCGCCTTGGCATCTGTAGCATCGAGCAGCTGAAAAGGACCGGACTCCGTGATCTCCGGGCCGAGGTGGCGCACGTCCGTGGCGAGGACCTTGGAGGCCCCGTACCGCTCACGGAGGGCTGGCAAGAGCCACGAACCGATCTGCCCGCCGGCGCCGGTCACGAGGATTCGATTCACGTCGTAGGGGCTCCGGTCATGAAGCCATGTCACTCCTCTGCGGTCGGTCGGGGAGCGCCATTGTCGCGCAGGCCCGGGGAGGAATCAAGCGGGCACGGACGGACCCTAGAAGGGTGATCGGAAAGGGGGGTGGGCCACGCGCGTTACCTTTTCGAGACTTCGACCGTCTTGTCTCTGACGCCCGCCCAACGAGAGAGCGTCCAACCCTACGGAGACAAGACATGAAGACCCTGAAACCCAAAGCAACGCTGGCCTTCTTGGGCATCTTGGCCGTGGCCGCCTGTGAGGACGGCACGCCGACGACGCCGATCGTGGACGAACTGTTCACGCCGGACGAAACGATCGAACTGGAAGTGCTCGCGAGCACGGCGAATATCGCCGTCGCGCTGGAGCTCGCCGACGCGAGTAACAACGTCGCCAGTAGCCGCGGAGACGTTCGCGTCCAGGACGGTCGGGAGTTCCACGACCGCGCGCGGCTACGCTTCACAGACGCACAGGACGATCTGGCGCGCGGCAATCGTCGGGCAGCGCTCGACAAGGCCCGGGACGCTCGGCGGCTCGTCGTCCGAGCGATCGAGGCCACGGGAGGCGGTCGTGCCGTCACCGCTATGGTCGAGAGGCTGGAAGCGATTGCTTCCACGATCGGCGAGGACGTCGACTCCTTCCGCAATCCGGCGGATGTGGCGCGGGAGCTCAACGTACTGGCGGTCTCCGCTCGCAACGCGCTGTCGCGCGGTGACACCATGCGTGCCGGCGAGCGCGCAATCTTCGGTGATCAGCGCACGCATGACCGCCGCGCCAACGACCGAAGGCGTGACCGGGGGACCGACCGGGGAGGCAACGAGCGGCGGAGTGACGTAGGCCCGCGACGCGCGCAGCTCGCCATCGAGCTGGGCGCGACGGCGGTCGCGCTCGCCGAGCGGCTGCTGGAGAACAACGCCATCGACGACGAGCAGTCGAGGTTCCTCGCGACCGCTCACGAACTGCTCGAGAAGGCCCGAGCCGCATACGCCCGGGGCCACTATGGCCGCGCTGTGCATTTCGCGGAGGCCGCAAGCTGGTCGGCGCTCAAGGCCGTGGTCCTCCCGGGCGGCATCACCGAGGAGGAGATGCGCGCGATGATCGACCTGGCGAACTCGCTCCACGAGGAGGCCCGAGCCGCGATCGGCGACGCTCCGACCGAGGTGCAGATCGCGATGTTCGAGCGGGCTGGACGGCTCATCGAGCTCGGCGAGAAGATGGTCGCCCAGGGCAAGCAAAGAGGCATCGGACCCCTGTGGAGGGGTGCCGTGATCTCGAGTTGGCTGATCGGCTGACGATCGGGTCCGGGCGCCGTTCCCGCTGGGGGGGCGGCGCCTGTCCCGATATCTTCCATCCATGGTGTCACCTGTGGAACGAACCGATGCGCAGGTCGTCCGCGATGTCTTG
This DNA window, taken from Gemmatimonadota bacterium, encodes the following:
- a CDS encoding NAD-dependent epimerase/dehydratase family protein, with protein sequence MNRILVTGAGGQIGSWLLPALRERYGASKVLATDVRHLGPEITESGPFQLLDATDAKAVGQAVMRHDADTVYHLAAILSAVGERDPRLAWHVNMTSLESVLDVAREQKCAVFTPSSIGVFGPDTPKDRTPQDTLMRPATIYGITKVAGELLCDYYFRRFGVDTRGVRYPGLISYGAPPGGGTTDWAVDIFHEAVAHGQYTCFLGPDSQLDMMYMPDAVSAAIAIMEADPTKLTHRNAFNLTAMQLAPEALAAEIRKHLPDFTIDYDIDPVRQSIAESWPDCVDDSAAREEWGWEPAFDVAATTRDMLTQLREE